A single Phoenix dactylifera cultivar Barhee BC4 chromosome 1, palm_55x_up_171113_PBpolish2nd_filt_p, whole genome shotgun sequence DNA region contains:
- the LOC103719547 gene encoding 36.4 kDa proline-rich protein-like, with protein MDSSKLSALLLLMLFISSAPIAMACEACRHFSPKTPKGPISLPIIGKPPITLPPIIGKRPITVPPVIGKRPITIPPVIRKRPITMPPITFPPITGKPPTTTPPVGKRPIITIPPVISPITMPPIIGGPPMTLPPIIGGPPISLPPIIGGPPMTLPPIIGGPPISLPPIIGGPPMTLPPIIGGPPISLPPIIGGPPMTLPPIIGGPPMTLPPISLPPINLPPITGTPPVTGNRGCPTPCSATTCPIDALKLGACVDLLGSTVHIGDPEVECCPDILGLAGVQAAACLCTTIKAKLLDINVVLPIALKLLVTCGNAAPPGYTCPA; from the coding sequence ATGGACTCCTCCAAGCTCTCAGCTCTTCTCCTTCTCATGCTGTTCATCTCCTCCGCCCCCATAGCCATGGCATGTGAAGCCTGCCGTCATTTCTCTCCCAAGACTCCCAAGGGACCCATCAGCCTTCCTATCATCGGCAAACCACCCATCACCCTTCCTCCCATCATCGGCAAACGGCCTATAACTGTCCCTCCGGTCATCGGCAAACGGCCTATAACTATCCCTCCGGTCATCCGTAAACGGCCTATAACTATGCCTCCTATAACTTTCCCTCCTATCACCGGCAAACCACCCACCACTACCCCTCCGGTGGGCAAACGGCCTATAATTACTATCCCTCCGGTCATCTCTCCTATAACTATGCCTCCAATCATCGGGGGACCGCCTATGACTCTACCTCCAATCATCGGAGGACCGCCTATAAGTCTGCCTCCGATCATCGGGGGACCGCCTATGACTCTACCTCCAATCATCGGAGGACCGCCTATAAGTCTGCCTCCGATCATTGGGGGACCGCCTATGACTCTACCTCCAATCATCGGAGGACCGCCTATAAGTCTGCCTCCGATCATCGGGGGACCGCCTATGACTCTACCTCCAATCATCGGAGGACCGCCTATGACTCTACCGCCTATAAGTCTACCACCCATAAATCTCCCTCCGATCACCGGCACGCCACCGGTGACCGGAAACCGAGGCTGCCCGACACCCTGTTCAGCAACGACCTGCCCGATCGACGCGTTGAAGCTCGGTGCCTGTGTAGACCTCCTTGGCTCAACAGTGCACATTGGTGACCCTGAAGTGGAGTGCTGCCCAGACATTTTGGGCCTCGCCGGAGTTCAGGCCGCAGCATGTCTGTGCACCACAATAAAAGCTAAGCTGCTCGACATCAACGTCGTCCTTCCTATCGCACTCAAACTCCTCGTCACCTGCGGAAACGCCGCCCCTCCTGGTTACACGTGCCCTGCATAA